The Apium graveolens cultivar Ventura chromosome 10, ASM990537v1, whole genome shotgun sequence nucleotide sequence TTAACGCCCTCTGTTTTGGAAATATGAATTACTTGTGACAGGTGATTTTAAAATTTTGCGAGgatattttatttgaacccttagtgatatagggtataccgagttaaaCAGCTGTAGGGGTACTTCCGCCATGTCATTGCagcaccagtgacatgacacttccgtgacagtgtgattggtcacgacGTATCCTTTTGTTAGCTATTGGGAGGAGTTTTTGCGCATTtaatatttgttcaggatacgtgggtgcacccagagtttgatttgtgatttgatttacggtgacgttgtatatgccatACACGTTATTCGTTATGTTACACGCATTATGTATCCTATGAcgtgtgtatttgtatctgtttTGATTTTGGTATGTAATTTCCTAACCTCTCGTTacttcagccttacttattttaaaattgttgttttattataaattgcagattatttatttctgatctctttattttataaactgtattccaaatccgtaccGAGCGTTTGGCTCATGCCGCATTCTTTTTCTGGCTGGTGCTTAGGGCgatctgggactgtgtgatggagaaCTATCTCATTTATCGATTAGGATTTCAGACTTTATCATTatctagacttaattatttaattagagatttctacatttatattattggtttagacattttggagatttaatattattttggagattttagacagtttaattattgttagaaatatattaatGTTCTGTtttgcaggtttatggattttaagtaatatctccctCTATTTAAAGAAGGGGTGTTACAATATGGGTCGGGTTGGCCGGGTTTAAGGCATTTTTATAACCCGATCCAACTAGATCggttttattttttttaacccaacccgtaaaatataaatttataacCTAATCCTACATGTCGTACATCAACTTGGGTTGAGTTGGGTCGGTTTGGGTTGCATTGGGTCGGTTTGAATGGGTTGAATGATTTTATATAAAAAGAAAGTTTCAATATTATAAATCACcgttaattatgaaattataaaTAAACTAAAATGAGTATAACTTATAATTATAGTGcttattttaaatttgattaacaTTGTAATTTTAGTAGTGTATATCATATCGTAAATCATTAGATATCGGAGGTGAGAGAAAGATATTACATAACTCATTTAATATATTGTTGTAGTCAAAGAAAAATATCTCAGAAGATGTATAGACGCATATcaaacttaaaaaattaaataaaattaagagCGACATATTAATAAATCGGGTTGGGTTGAGTTAGGTTAAAAATATTTGTAACTCGTACTCAACCCATTTACGTTCGTTTTGAATACGTAACAAACCATCTATTTTCGTTTTGGATTGGGTCAGGTTTTTCGGGTTAAAAAAGAGTTGGATTCGATCGGTTTGGTCGATTTACACAACCTATGTGCAGCCGTGACCACTACATATGCCCATCAGTGTTGCATTGTATCTAAAGCCGCctttaaattaacaatattaaaatatttttgaaaaaatattgatttctctTATGAATAAGAAGTATATATAGTAAGAAGGTAAAATAGAAGCCCTGTAAATTGATATTGTGATAAcctctctaaattaataaaatatcttGATCCCGATTTAGGATCAGTATTAAAAATTAATAACCCCTCTGTCGtgataattaatattttttaagaaaattttaGTGTTAAATATATATCCCAATTTTCGCATAAAGTGATAATTTCACTCAAATACATATATTTCATGTCCCCTGTgaatcagaaaaatatttcatgaTACTAGCTTCCTTTAGGTGTGGTTGTccactaaattttatattatcTAACTTTTAAAATCGAAAAGACTCACGTTCTGAGATTGAATGgtcattaatttttttaaaaatttaagaAACTACTAGTATCTGATTAGTTGAATATAGAAATGTATTGAATAATTCTTTTTTTATATTCTAGTTTGTTGAATATAGACATACtagcctataacccgtgcgatgcacgaatTGCTTCTAACGATCGaatgatttttaataatatattttattttaaaattatttatattataacaTATTTTTTCAATAGTTGGAAAAACTTGAAgaatacaattatttataataatatatgcatgaatataatataatataatataatatgtcgtgactaaaaataaataatataatataagatATTGTTGACCGACTTGAACCCTGTAAAAATTATTTAGAAGATAGGGAATATACAAATGAAGAATATTAAAGCTTAAATATAATATGTCGTTGAAGGGGATTTGAATCGTGAACCCTATGGGAGagattaaatattaatataataaatcataatttattattatatcCAACGGTTCTCATTAACTGAATTATAATCTAACGGCTGTTATCTATCATACCAAACCACTGACCAACAACCAAATAGAGACTATTCTatttataatagtatagtatagatatatagattaatataataaataataattcaTTATTACATCAAACGGTTCTCATTTATCTAAATTATGATCTAACGACTATTATCTATCGTACCAAATAACTGATCAACAACGAAATATGGATGTTAtacttataatagtatagtatagattacGTCAAAACCACATTAAATTATAAATGTTCATGTTATATACATGAATGATTATgcgaaaattattattttattgtacccaattatttaatttgataaattttattttatgttgtaaaaaattaattattttaacaaTTGAAAATTTATTGTGTGCTTTTTTATAGTAGGGATATTTATCCAAAATGATATGTAatcttaaaaaatataatatatatcaataatataaaaattatcttaatttgaatttaattttaattttatcgtacattaataataaatattatttaattttagtcTTAGACCCGTTATATCAACCcgctaattatatttattttatttttaattttactttAGTTTTGAgtgaattttattttattttaaatcgaATAAATTATATGTTTTATTTTACCGTGATAATATTATATAGACAAACGTATTAcgttccaaaatttatttttcttttagcACGGTTCAATAATTTTCTTTTAGCCGGATtgatagtatttattattttgttttagcatGAGATAGCAAATTTTATTTTATCCTCATGTCTGTTATATCAATCCAAATTCatctaattatatttagttttttgttTAAGTTTATTTTAGCATGAGGTaaatctatactattatattaaagacgaaataatgaaaatttggttggtagtcggtctggtcaccgtaattatagtaatatttaaaataaaacacactaaaaaataaatgaatattcaCAATAGAATTAttcgaataaaaatagaattataatatgtcaaatatttttaatttaaacaAAAAAAAGCATACTATTCATTCGGGCTGGGCTAAATAGAATTATATCCAAtcttaaataaaatataaaaataagtttagCAGATATAACGTCATCAcgttaaaacaaaattatatatattattcattcgatctaattttataatttaaaaatatatatatatatatataattttgtttagcagatcgaatgaataatatatataattttgttatGATTCTATTTTTATTCGAATAATTCTATTGtgaatattcatttattttttagtgtgttttattttaaatattactataattacggtGACCAGAATTTTCATTATTttgtctttaatataatagttaGATCGaatgaataatatatataattttgttatAATTCAATTTTTATTCGAATAATTCTATTGtgaatattcatttattttttagtgtgttttattttaaatattattataattacggtgaccgactaccaaccaaattttcattatttagtttttaatataataatatatagaTAGATAGTATAGATAAGAGTACATTGGATATCATTTCCTCTTTAATATAATAGATATGCTTGTCAAACAAATTCGAAAACAAAACCAATAAGATTTGGAAGGAGATATCATTTCCTGGGACATGGAGTGCTAAAATGCAGCCTTCGTATGTTCAGTTTGAGTTTGCGGATAAAGCTACTGCAACTGTTGATTACTGAACTGATAGAGTTCTTAACATGCACAATCACTTATCACAATACTCGGAGGTAGCTGAATTTTGGATTTGAAATATGAAAACAAAGATGACTAACAAGCTCTAATAAACCTTTCAGCACcattaagtccaaatgtaaaaTAATGATGTTCAGAAAATGTGTTGAAACAATGGACCGGCAAAGGTAAACAAGCTAGCAAAAAGAAATAATGTTCAGACACCAGTAAATAGTCGACATTGGGATTCCCAGTGCTCTTTTGCCTGCTTTGTACGCTCAACCCTTTCAGACTGACGACGTTCTTCCCAATATTCCGGACAGCTGCTTCATTATGTGCATAAGTGAGTAACTGTAAAATGGTAAATATGTACTCTCGTTTTTgtgacaaattaaaataattcatACCTTCTACTTAGTAAAATGTTCAACTCTTCCAGATGAACAGCACCTTCATAAACTCCAGCCTGAAATCAATGCAAAGAATTCACAAAATGGCAAAACTAAATTGAGCTCTGTTTACCTAATTTTATTCAACTCAAGAAAAGATACGAAAGAgatttaaaacaataaactcagATAAGAATTGTGGAACAGATTGTCTATATGGTTAAACATAATGTGAGTGTCAATATACTCTCCCATTCTTATTCTTGGCCTAGTGGACCTACGGAttcatatttaattttttctCTGAAAACTAATTTGGTTTCTTTCAAACCTTGTGACCCAAATAGAACTTGCACCATCTACATCTGATTAGTACTACACACTTGAAAAGTCGGGTAAATCTGAAGCCTAAAAAGATGTCATGAACCAaacaaatttaaatatcactttAAGAAAGAAAAATATCAGATAGTATTAAGAAAATTAGAACTTGATGCTAAAGTTTATTTAAAGAAAAGATCTATGGTAATTTATAGTTGTTTAGTGCAACAAACTATCATCAGATATATGAATACCAAATATACGCAAAAGTTCAGCGGAGTGCTCCATGCTGGACCAATATATGTCCACTGAATTAACCCCTCACACATACCTAAGTTCAATTACGGAAAATATCACATAGATGTTAGATTGTACAGTTCATAATTCTAACACAACTATTTGCCATGTGCAGAACTTTATACCAATTGTTCTTTCCTTAACTATAGTAAAAATTTTGAGCATGtatcttttttctttttctttttttgctAAAGATTGAGCATGCATTCTCCCATAAATAAGTGGCCAACTTGAAATTATGAACAGTTGGCTTGACAAAATGTCATTACCAGTGAATGGCAGCTTCACATACAATACATGAATAAAGACAGAAATGCATCACTATACACTGACGTAGACCAATGCTTACCTCTCGACAGAGAGCACATTTCTCCCTGGTCTTTGCTTccttgagtccatccactattGTCACCGATGCAGCCTTGCAAGCACACATATAGCAGAAAATGTGACCACAAGTCAGAGATACTGCGTCAAATACTATATCCTGTGCAAAATAAGTCAACATCCTTGATTAAGGTTAATTTGATGGCAAATTGTTTTCTGACTATAAGACTTGAAAGATATGTCCTAAATAACACTATATGCTAGGTAATAAAAAATGAGGGTTCAGTGCCATATGTATGACTAGTAAAGCGAACCAATTCATAACTGTGTGTTCTTATGGTCAGATAAATATGAAAGTACACACACTTGTAGAATTATAGGCTGCAACTCTGACCTGTTAGGACTAACATTCGTAGTTTTCTTTACTAAATAAAACCTTCCTAATCCTACCACAGCCAGAAATATATAAGGTTGCATATGCAGATAACTTGCTAAAAAAGAATAGAAGATTGATTTTTCTTTTCCAAGAGTACCAGAACAAGCTTTGAAACGGATCACAAGAAGCTCTTGACACAAACATATGTTCAAACAATATAATTTATTCATGCAAGGAAAGTTTTATGAGTATACCAAAACAATTAGCAATATGAAATCATGCATAATGTGAATAGGAGAAACCCTAAGTTATTAAAAAATATAACCAGTCGACTTAGCTTGCTACACAGATAATTAAAGCTTTTCCAGAATTAATATGAAGAGTACAACGGGATGAAAATAGGGATCGAACCAGGCATATAGGACAAGTCAAGTCGATGTCCatcttgacagaatcaaggaGATGAAAAGAGAGAGATGGCTTTCCGTCATTGAATACAAGGGAACAGCCATCAAAAAAATCAGGGGCATTTCTTTTCTTGgtctttgtttctctcaaatttaTGTGGAAAGCCATTAGTTCACATAGCCAGGGGGACTGAAGGATCTCAATATGCATACTTTGGACTTGTGATTTAAATGCTTGGCCTTGATTGGAATAATGAATCTGCTTCCGATATAATCTAGAGTTAATATGAGTAAGAAAAGTAAAATCTTCTACAAATACAATTTGTGGCATCAGAGATATCGAAAACATACCTTATCatattttttcaatattttaCGCATGGCAATGGCATTTATTAATGCATAACTGACCAGGTCCTTGCCTTCTTCAATTAAAGCAACATGGTTCCCCTGTAATTTGTCTTTGAACCAGATAAAGCACTTGTGAACACCTGAAGCTAAATGTAACTCGAGCAACTTCTGTGCACGTTCATTGAAGCTACCAACTACAGCAGACATTTCACTGAGAAGGGATGGAAAAAACGTGCCATCGCAAACTGTAATATTCCCATCATACAATCATAAGTAGTTAAAAAGACAACAAGATTTTCCAGAGGCAGAGATGCAAATATAACAATTAAAAGTCCATAAACATAATATATGTGTAATACTATGCATCAATCAAAACTGCATGGATTTCAATATTTCTTCCACTTAATGCTATAATGGTAGTCATGGCTGTGCTGATCAATGAACTGTCAGTTTTTGTGGCGGTGAGCTACGAAAGCTCTTAATCAAAGTAATATCAGAAAAGCCAACCTAGTTTGCCACAAAAGTAATCCTTTCATTTCACTTTAATTCAGTGTTAGTTATATAATTGCAGCTGCTTATAGAAACTTAATTGGCTAAGAAATCAATTATATACACATATACTAAAAGACAAAATTCTGAAGCTGGAATTCCAAATTCCACCTGAATTAGATTTCCATCACAACCACTTGAAAGAGGAATCAATCCACTAACACAAACCAGTAAAGCAAACAAAACAAAGATGCTGAAATtcaataaaattaataaaaaataatagcCAATAAAAAGAACAAATCTCAGTCGACCAAATAAAAAATAACACATAAGCCATTAAAAAACACCAACTCGAAAAGGAATATACACAAACATCTTCAGCACAATAACAAAATCCAACATCCTAAATTCACCCACAAATCCAATTTCacaatattttatcaaaaactaATCCAAGAATCCACAAAAACCACATATTTTTCACATATATAACATCATTTCAACATGAAAAACACAAAAACTCAAAAGAGTATTAAAAAGATTAAACCTTGATGATATTCAACACAAAAAACTCAAAAGGGCATTAAAAAGATTGAATTTTGATAAGATAAAACACAAAATAGACACAAAACTCAAAAGGGTTTCAAAAAGTTTGAATTTTGATATGAAATTCAATACCATTTTCCTattaaaaaaacacaaaaactcAAAAGGGTATTAAAAAGATTGAATTTTGATAATACCAGAGCAATGATCAGGGCAAGAGGAAGAATCATGAAGCTGATGAGAAGAATTGGCACGACTTTCAAGACTCAAATTCTGTAAATGTAATTTATGAGTATTTTCTTGGTCTTCTTTCCTACACTTTTTCAAGATCTTTTTAAGCTTTTTAAAACCAACACCAGGTAATTTTTGATGGTCTTGTCCTTGCATGTACTCTTCATATTTCTTACAGAACTTCATCTTTGTCTTGTCTCTTGTTGCTTAAGATTGTGTTGGCATACGTAAAGGAGAGATTTGTTGTGTATAGGTTGTGCAGATGTATTTTGTGTGTGGGGTTGTTTTAATGTGTAAGATTAGATTTTGTGGTTCAATTTATTAAAACGAGTACAGGCTGTACAGGTGGAAAATGATGTACCTACGAGTTGCGGTGGATAGATAGATTATAGATGGGTAGTGTTGGTTTGTGAGCAAAATATTACAAAATaaaagtttattaaataaataaataaattggtCATGAGTTTAAGTATTggtttatatattttaatattattattattacatatATACATTTATTTTTAATCATTCACTTAATATTTATATGTGTATGTAACGAATTAAACAAAATTTGTGATTTATATACCTTAATATCATTATTGTCACCCTGTCACATATACTCATGTACATAATAATGTGTACGAAATAAAATATAGAGaaaaatgcactttataccctCTTATTTTGTTTCAAAAACAAATGTGTATCAATAATATTCGAAACTCAGTTTGCACCCCTCAATTTTAACCTGCCAATTCAGAAAGCACACCTTCGACGGTTATTATTAAAAAAGTAAGGGATATAATGGGAATTTCAGTAAAATATTAACtaaactatttttttatttttcagattatattaaaaattgaatttattattatagctataaaataatatctttaaattttttgaataatattatatagttgagttttgaattttagtaatattattaatgccaaaaattatataattctaccaaaattaaattcaaaataattttttttatatatattttatatatatttaatttaatgtaattatttcattttaaagtTTTTGACGTCGTTATGATTTTAAAGTGCATTTAATGAAAATATTCTTatcaatattaatatttaatatacaataaattatttttataaatattttaacttatttttgaaattccaactaaaatttatttacattttaaaataaatttccCTTATTACcccttattattttaattataatctgCAAAAGGGTGCATACTGAATTAGTAAGTTGAATTTGAGGGGTGCCAGTTGTATTTCCGAAAGTTCTTGTACAAAATTGTTTTTTCAACTTTGTTTGAGGATGCAAAGTGCATTTATCtctaaaatatataattaaacaCGAAATAACGtctttatttatataaataaattaaaagtTATATTTACGGAATTTTTAACAAATAAAAAGTATCATAAATCTATATAGTTATTTGATTATTAACggaattaattttaaaatattaaatttaagaTATAAAATTAAATACTGCATATTAATCGATCATATATTTATTTACTATATATACTGTAATTAAAAAGATTGTAAAAAATCTACATCTTAAATTTTAGTGTTtagaaaattatttatttatttaaatataatacaCAATTTTCAAATAAAATTCGCATACATTTAAgttagtaaattaaatattatttggatttaaaaataaaaaataatgtaTTATATCTTCAATGATAAAAAAATTGTATTATTTATTATCTTTATATATTAGAAAATTATACTTATTTGAATCAAagatatttaattaattaaaaatcatgACTTCGAACTAACTAAAATATATCATTAGATTAAGAAGATTGGAATTTTATAAACATACAAAAgtctaatttaaaataatattcaaattataattatatatattaaaagtgatgaaaatgtaaaatatttaatgACTCAACTTGTTGATACTGAGGTGAAGAAGGCAAAGAGATTTTAACAAGAGCTAAAATCATGGATTCGAAGTATGGTTGCAATTTTTGAATTAAAGACGTATGTCGCAGTTGTTGAGAAGGCATTAATAATATAGGAAGAAAGTGATGCCACTAGAAAAGATAAAGATGGGAAGAATAGGAAAATAGAAGAATCAGATAAAAGTCAGGAACAAGTAAACTTTAAGTTTAGAAACAAGTTTGGGAAAGGTACATGAAATATGGGTTAGAAGCCAGAAATTCAGATCTAGAAATAATAATTAAGGGAACCGTTTTATGAAACTGAACTAGTCAATTAGTGACAGTAGCCCCCAGATTCGGGATTGCAAGATCTGTGGAAAAAAGCACCCTGGGAGATGTAATAAACTCAACGTTACCTGTTTTAGGTGTAATCAGAAGGGTTATTATTCAACTGAGTGTCCAAGTGTGACAAGAAGATCATAAATGACTTGTTTTTAAGTGCGGGAAAGCGGGACACATAGTCGAGAATGGTAAGGAATTAGTGCAGAAGGCTAATGTCTTAAGGATTACATGACTACCCCCGCCAACTCCTCCGGTTTAACCAAAGGCAAGAACCTTTAAaatgacaatgaaagatgttgtTCAGGATTCGAatgtggtggcaggtacgctcaCTGTGAACTCTTTAGAAGTAAAAGTGTTAAAAGATTCTAGAGCTACAAGATCTTTTATATCTGAACATTTTGTGGATAAATTAAAATGTGATGTGTATCTTTTAGAAAGTAATATAATTATTGAAGTAGCGAATCAGGATAGAATTAATGTCAATCGAATATGTCCTATTTGCGATATTAAAATAGAAAATTGTCATTTCTCCactgacttgatacctttcaagttgaGAGAATTTGATATTATCCTAGGAATGGAATGGTTAGCGGAACATGACGCGCAGATTGAGTGTAAAGGAAAGAAAGTAAGATTAAGGTCCAAAAACAGTGAAGAAGTTATATTTCGAGGAAGAAAACAAGAGAAGAATTTTTTATCTATCATTCAAGCCAATAAATTATTAAAACAAGGATGTGAGGCTTATCTAGCTCATGTGGTGGATCATGGCAAGAAACTGCCcagaattgaagaaatttgtgTTAATAAATTTCCTGACGTTTTTCCCGATAAATTATCTGG carries:
- the LOC141693364 gene encoding putative E3 ubiquitin-protein ligase BAH1-like 1 isoform X2 — protein: MKFCKKYEEYMQGQDHQKLPGVGFKKLKKILKKCRKEDQENTHKLHLQNLSLESRANSSHQLHDSSSCPDHCSVCDGTFFPSLLSEMSAVVGSFNERAQKLLELHLASGVHKCFIWFKDKLQGNHVALIEEGKDLVSYALINAIAMRKILKKYDKIHYSNQGQAFKSQVQSMHIEILQSPWLCELMAFHINLRETKTKKRNAPDFFDGCSLVFNDGKPSLSFHLLDSVKMDIDLTCPICLAASVTIVDGLKEAKTREKCALCREAGVYEGAVHLEELNILLSRSCPEYWEERRQSERVERTKQAKEHWESQCRLFTGV
- the LOC141693364 gene encoding putative E3 ubiquitin-protein ligase BAH1-like 1 isoform X1 translates to MKFCKKYEEYMQGQDHQKLPGVGFKKLKKILKKCRKEDQENTHKLHLQNLSLESRANSSHQLHDSSSCPDHCSVCDGTFFPSLLSEMSAVVGSFNERAQKLLELHLASGVHKCFIWFKDKLQGNHVALIEEGKDLVSYALINAIAMRKILKKYDKIHYSNQGQAFKSQVQSMHIEILQSPWLCELMAFHINLRETKTKKRNAPDFFDGCSLVFNDGKPSLSFHLLDSVKMDIDLTCPICLDIVFDAVSLTCGHIFCYMCACKAASVTIVDGLKEAKTREKCALCREAGVYEGAVHLEELNILLSRSCPEYWEERRQSERVERTKQAKEHWESQCRLFTGV